The following nucleotide sequence is from Mesobacillus jeotgali.
AACAGTTTTGAATCTGCTCGACACTTTCATAACATGGTTCGGAATAAGAAATGCCTTTATCGCTGAGTTAAATCCAATCATGAATGCCATATATGAAACCGATCCATTGTTATTTCTTTTCATAAAAAGCGCTCTATCAATTTTACTTCTTTTATTTATAGTGTTTAGTATCGTTCCTCGTTCTTCTTTGGTCAAATTTCTGCTAGTATTTGCATCCGCTTCTTATTCAGTTGTCGTCATTATTCACGGTTTCTGGCTGGGCCAGATTATGTGACCAGTCAGCCACTTTACCTCCTCGAAAAAAATTCATTTCTTTTTACTATTTCCATATTCAGATTCCATATTAACAGGCGTATAATTTTTCTTATAAAAGTATAGGAAAGAAGGCGTATCGTACATGTTTCAGATGCTGAAGCGTGAACTATTGGCCGGGATTACGGTTTCGGTTGTTGCGCTGCCGCTTGCGTTGGCTTTTGGGATGCAGGCGACGGGTAATTCGGATGGTGCCATCATTGGTTTGTATGGTGCCATTATTACTGGTTTTTTTGCTGCTTTGTTTGGCGGGACGAAGGGGCAGGTGACGGGTCCGACTGGGCCGATCACGATTATCTTTACTGGGATTGTGGCGACTCAGGGACTTGAGTATGCGTTCATTGCCGCGTTCATGGGAGGACTTTTTCAAATTGTATTCGGGCTATTGAAGGCTGGGAATTATTTAAAATTCATTCCCCTGCCAGTCGTCAGCGGTTTTATGAACGGGATTGCCATCATCATTATCATGGGGCAGCTGCAGTATGTGACGGGCAGCTTTTTAGTCGTGCTTTTGACGATTGTATTCATGCTGGTTGCGATGAAGTGGACTAAGATCATCCCGCCAAGTTTGATGGCACTGATTTTAGGTACTGTGGCGGTCATTCTTCTGGAAAAGGTAGTACCCGCCGTTCATTTTACACTTCCTTTTATCAATGATTTTATTTTCTTTGATACCGCAGAAAGGATTGGCGAGATTCCAAAGGGCTTGCCGGAATTTCAGTTGCCAATTGCCGACTTAAGTGTCATCATCCAACTGATTCCGGCAGCGTTAAGTATAGCTGTCCTTGGATCTATTGACTCCTTGCTGACATCGGTTGTTATGGACAATATGACAGGTACAAAGCACAAGAGCAATAAAGAGTTAATTGGCCAGGGGATTGGTAACACCTTGGCAGGACTTTTTGGTGCGATGCCTGGTGCTGGTGCCACTGTCCGTTCAGTCGTGAACTTGAGAAGTGGCGGACAGACTGCTTTATCAGCAATGGTCCATAGCGTTGCCTTGCTGCTGTTCATGCTGGTGTTCGGACCAATGGCGGAAGAAATTCCACTCGCAGTGCTAGCGGGGATTCTGATCATGACGGGTATTACAATGTTCGATTATGACAGCTTGAAAATCCTAAAGGATGAACCTCGCACAGACGCAGCGGTCATGCTGGTCACCATGATTTTAACAG
It contains:
- a CDS encoding DUF5658 family protein, with translation MNLLDTFITWFGIRNAFIAELNPIMNAIYETDPLLFLFIKSALSILLLLFIVFSIVPRSSLVKFLLVFASASYSVVVIIHGFWLGQIM
- a CDS encoding SulP family inorganic anion transporter, producing the protein MFQMLKRELLAGITVSVVALPLALAFGMQATGNSDGAIIGLYGAIITGFFAALFGGTKGQVTGPTGPITIIFTGIVATQGLEYAFIAAFMGGLFQIVFGLLKAGNYLKFIPLPVVSGFMNGIAIIIIMGQLQYVTGSFLVVLLTIVFMLVAMKWTKIIPPSLMALILGTVAVILLEKVVPAVHFTLPFINDFIFFDTAERIGEIPKGLPEFQLPIADLSVIIQLIPAALSIAVLGSIDSLLTSVVMDNMTGTKHKSNKELIGQGIGNTLAGLFGAMPGAGATVRSVVNLRSGGQTALSAMVHSVALLLFMLVFGPMAEEIPLAVLAGILIMTGITMFDYDSLKILKDEPRTDAAVMLVTMILTVAIDLMVAVGVGIVMSALIFMKRMSEEGFKINSKAENGLKIYNLEGPLYFGATELITKTISSDSSPDIVIDIEKVTVVDASGALLLLQLKDQLKDRGQNLYLVGNDLDLGGILRKMNIFHEFGTAGHFETLEELITFLKFNNKIVHGA